A DNA window from Pyrus communis chromosome 3, drPyrComm1.1, whole genome shotgun sequence contains the following coding sequences:
- the LOC137727799 gene encoding phenylalanine--tRNA ligase alpha subunit, cytoplasmic codes for MAEEAILGYLESKDEISDSGQFATERGLDHNEVVNVIKSLHGFRYVVAQDIKREMWMLTDEGNAYTVTGSPEVQLFLAIPPEGIPKEELQKKLDPSVFKIGSAQAAKRKWVEMGKQLVTRKIQHVEDEVKNLLLQIQDGQVINQDEIKALKARKLIVPQTWKGYSVKKGPNYAPKRKKVATDLTRENLQRGDWKELEFKEYNFSAKGLPIESGHLHPLLKVRHQLKGIFRQMGFEEMPTNNYVESSFWNFDALFQPQQHPARDSHDTFFLQVPSTTKQLPEDYVERVKQIHESGGYQSRGYGYDWKREEADKNLLRTHTTAVSSRMLYALAQKPFVPKKYYSIDRVFRNEAVDRTHLAEFHQIEGLVCDRGLALGDLLGVLKEFFSRLGMSKLRFKPAYNPYTEPSMEIFSYHEGLGKWVEIGNSGMFRPEMLLPMGLPEDVRVIAWGLSLERPTMILYGIDNIRDLFGHKVDLGLIKKNSICRLGL; via the exons atGGCGGAGGAGGCAATTCTAGGATACCTGGAGTCAAAGGATGAAATATCAGATTCCGGTCAGTTTGCAACTGAACGTGGACTCGATCACAACGAGGTTGTCAACGTTATCAAGAGCCTCCATGGTTTCAGATACGTTGTTGCACAG GACATCAAAAGAGAGATGTGGATGCTTACTGACGAAGGAAATGCATACACTGTTACCGGGTCACCGGAAGTGCAGCTGTTCCTGGCCATACCACCTGAGGGTATCCCCAAAGAAGAGTTGCAG AAAAAGCTGGACCCATCAGTTTTCAAAATAGGTAGCGCTCAGGCTGCAAAGCGAAAATGGGTGGAGATGGGCAAGCAACTAGTAACCCGAAAG ATCCAACATGTGGAGGACGAAGTTAAAAATTTGCTTCTACAGATACAAGATGGGCAG GTCATCAACCAAGATGAAATTAAAGCTCTCAAAGCAAGAAAACTTATTGTTCCACA AACGTGGAAGGGCTACTCGGTTAAAAAGGGCCCCAATTATGCTccaaagagaaagaaagtaGCTACAGATTTGACTCGAGAGAATCTTCAAAG GGGTGATTGGAAGGAACTAGAGTTCAAAGAGTATAACTTCAGTGCTAAAGGTCTGCCTATTGAAAGTGGTCATCTTCATCCACTGCTCAAG GTACGACATCAGTTGAAGGGTATTTTCAGGCAAATGGG GTTTGAGGAGATGCCTACAAACAATTATGTTGAGAGCAG CTTCTGGAACTTTGATGCACTTTTCCAGCCACAGCAACACCCTGCCCGTGATTCGCATGATACATTTTTCCTACAAG TTCCTTCAACCACCAAGCAACTGCCCGAAGATTACGTTGAGCGGGTGAAGCAGATTCATGAGTCTGGTGGTTATCAATCCCGAGG ATATGGATATGATTGGAAAAGAGAGGAAGCAGACAAAAATCTTCTGCGAACTCACACAACTGCTGTTTCCTCCAGGATGCTGTACGCACTAGCCCag AAACCATTTGTGCCCAAAAAGTACTACTCTATAGATCGTGTGTTCAGAAATGAAGCAGTAGATCGAACACATCTTGCAGAGTTCCACCAGATAGAAG GTTTGGTATGTGATCGAGGGCTTGCTCTTGGTGACTTGTTAGGAGTACTCAAAGAATTCTTCTCACGTCTGG GCATGTCGAAACTGCGTTTCAAGCCGGCTTATAACCCATATACTGAGCCTAGCATGGAGATTTTCAG TTATCATGAAGGCCTGGGGAAATGGGTAGAGATTGGAAATTCGGGCATGTTTAGACCTGAAATGCTGCTTCCTATGGGACTCCCAGAAGATGTTCGCGTTATTGCATGGGGCCTCTCCCTTGAAAG ACCGACCATGATTCTCTATGGGATTGATAACATCAGGGATCTTTTCGGACACAAG GTCGATCTTGGTCTCATCAAGAAGAACTCGATCTGTCGCCTTGGATTATAA